From the Borrelia puertoricensis genome, one window contains:
- the ychF gene encoding redox-regulated ATPase YchF produces the protein MALNVGIVGLPNVGKSTLFSSLTASKSEIANYPFCTIDPNVGMVEIPDDRLTRIASLIVTKRTVPALIEFVDIAGLVKGASRGEGLGNKFLANIREVSIIVHVVRCFEDREVIHVDGDVNPQRDINTINTELCLADLDTVQKSILKNEKNVKSVDKKISENAKKIVSMLKSLEKHLMDVRPVIEFEFDEFGYNFIKSLNLLTIKKVIYVCNVDENSLCGNKYTDTVKNIALDEGNNYLILCAKLEAELIEIKDLRERKEMLESMGINDSGLSNLIRTTYYALGLRTYFTAGEQEVRAWTFMDGMKAPEAAGLIHSDFQRGFIKAEVYSFNDLIEYQSVQCVKEKGRFRLEGKDYLVRDGDIIFFKFNV, from the coding sequence ATGGCACTTAATGTGGGAATAGTAGGGTTGCCCAATGTTGGTAAATCTACTTTATTTTCATCCTTGACAGCATCAAAGTCAGAGATTGCTAACTATCCTTTTTGTACTATTGATCCAAATGTAGGTATGGTGGAAATTCCTGATGATAGGCTTACAAGAATTGCTAGTTTGATTGTGACAAAAAGAACTGTTCCTGCTTTAATAGAATTCGTTGATATTGCAGGTCTTGTGAAAGGGGCATCTAGGGGCGAGGGACTTGGTAATAAATTTTTGGCAAATATTCGTGAGGTTTCTATTATTGTGCATGTTGTTAGATGTTTTGAAGATAGAGAAGTTATTCATGTTGATGGGGATGTAAACCCACAAAGAGATATAAACACAATTAATACAGAGCTATGTCTTGCAGATCTTGATACTGTACAGAAAAGCATTTTAAAGAATGAAAAAAATGTAAAGAGCGTTGATAAAAAGATTAGTGAGAATGCTAAGAAGATTGTTTCGATGCTTAAGAGTCTTGAAAAGCATTTAATGGATGTTAGACCGGTAATTGAATTTGAGTTTGATGAATTTGGATATAATTTTATTAAATCTTTAAATCTTTTAACTATTAAAAAAGTTATATATGTTTGTAATGTTGATGAAAATTCTCTTTGTGGTAATAAATATACAGATACTGTAAAGAATATAGCTTTAGATGAGGGTAATAATTATTTAATTTTGTGTGCTAAGCTTGAGGCAGAACTTATTGAGATTAAAGACTTGCGTGAACGAAAGGAAATGCTTGAGTCTATGGGAATTAATGATAGTGGTCTTAGCAATTTAATACGAACAACTTATTATGCTTTAGGTTTGAGAACCTATTTTACTGCTGGAGAGCAAGAAGTTAGAGCTTGGACTTTTATGGATGGAATGAAGGCCCCAGAAGCTGCGGGTCTCATTCACAGTGATTTTCAGAGAGGTTTTATTAAAGCCGAAGTATATTCATTTAATGATTTAATTGAATATCAGAGTGTCCAATGTGTCAAGGAAAAAGGACGTTTTAGGCTTGAAGGGAAAGATTACTTAGTAAGAGATGGTGATATAATTTTCTTTAAATTTAATGTTTAA